In Campylobacter suis, the following proteins share a genomic window:
- a CDS encoding formate dehydrogenase subunit alpha yields the protein MRDSSSPQVGRRSFLKMASLGAAVGATAAFASSPAVRKAGEHEIGDPYKGSKIVKTICTVCSVGCGVKAEVQNGVWVRQEVAQDHPVSAGGHCCKGSDVIDMVRSHCRVKYPMKKVAGKWKRISFEQALDEIGAQMKAYREKNPEQVMFLGSAKASNEQSYYISKFSAMFGTNNLDHQARIUHSATVAGVANTWGYGAMTNHLGDIQKAKSIFIIGANPAVNHPVGFRHFLKAKENGSKLIVVDPRYTRTAAKADYFAQIRPGTDIPFMYGMINLILQNGWEDKKFIDDRTYGIDKIREEAAKWTPEVVEDVTGVPAATLKEITEVYAKNRPGSVVWAMGLTQHTIGSSNTRIAPILQLVLGNMGVEGGGTNILRGHDNVQGASDMANAPDSLPGYYAKNEGSWKYFAKMWGVEYEWLQKNFVKPEWMFKPGFTLARWWAGPLNGKNGNDPIENAGDALKALIVIGNGITSVAQQAKIQEGLDALELLVLVDPFVNDAGVITNKKDNIYLLPAATQFETSGTVVATNRSGQWRSQVVQPLYESKPDHEVLFELAKRIGFYDELTRTIRDSEGKINWPEAATAEIARIVKSIGYTGWTPERLKRHQENWDKFDELTLMGKPGTPVEGEYYGLPWPCWTEKHPGSPVLYNVNVPVMKGGMGFRNRFGLEHEGVSQLAAEGSAPVGGAQSGGYPQITKENIEEVLGITLTDEEREKIGASWATDGSGIIAEKCMEAGIAPYGNARARAIVWTFADQIPLHREPIHSPRTDLAKKYPSFKDKPNHYRVFTKYESLQQSADFAKDFPVNLVTGRLVNLSGAGMETRASKYLTRLTPEMFADIHPDMAKSYGINDGDMVWIHSPEGTKIKVKARLVASVKSDSIFLPFHWAGYMQGVDMTGNFPDGTKPYSVGESANTVTNYGYDIVTQIPETKGGLCRLEKA from the coding sequence ATGAGAGATAGTTCATCGCCACAAGTTGGCAGACGCTCTTTTCTTAAGATGGCAAGCTTGGGTGCAGCTGTCGGTGCGACCGCAGCTTTTGCTTCAAGCCCAGCTGTTAGAAAAGCAGGCGAGCATGAGATAGGCGACCCATATAAGGGCTCAAAGATTGTGAAAACAATATGTACAGTATGTTCTGTTGGGTGCGGGGTTAAGGCTGAAGTTCAAAATGGAGTATGGGTGCGCCAAGAGGTTGCACAAGATCACCCAGTAAGTGCTGGTGGACACTGCTGTAAGGGAAGCGATGTCATCGATATGGTGCGCTCACACTGCCGTGTGAAGTATCCGATGAAGAAAGTCGCTGGTAAATGGAAGCGCATAAGCTTTGAGCAAGCACTTGATGAGATCGGTGCTCAAATGAAAGCATATCGCGAGAAAAACCCTGAGCAAGTTATGTTCTTGGGTTCAGCAAAAGCGAGCAATGAGCAGAGCTACTATATAAGTAAATTCTCTGCAATGTTTGGGACAAATAACCTAGATCACCAAGCTAGAATTTGACATAGCGCAACAGTCGCCGGTGTGGCGAATACATGGGGTTATGGCGCGATGACAAACCACCTTGGAGATATTCAAAAGGCGAAGTCTATATTTATTATCGGTGCAAACCCAGCGGTTAATCACCCAGTTGGTTTTAGACACTTTTTAAAAGCGAAAGAAAATGGCTCAAAGCTAATCGTAGTAGATCCAAGATATACAAGAACGGCAGCTAAGGCTGATTATTTCGCACAAATTCGACCAGGAACAGATATACCATTTATGTATGGTATGATAAATTTGATACTTCAAAATGGCTGGGAAGATAAGAAATTTATAGATGATAGAACCTATGGTATCGATAAAATTCGTGAAGAAGCGGCAAAATGGACACCAGAAGTTGTTGAGGATGTTACTGGCGTACCAGCTGCAACACTAAAAGAGATAACAGAAGTTTATGCGAAAAACCGCCCTGGTTCAGTTGTTTGGGCGATGGGTCTTACTCAGCACACTATAGGTAGCTCAAATACTCGTATAGCTCCGATCTTACAGCTTGTACTTGGAAATATGGGCGTTGAAGGTGGTGGCACTAACATCCTTCGTGGTCACGATAATGTTCAAGGTGCAAGCGATATGGCAAATGCTCCAGATAGCTTACCAGGATATTATGCCAAAAATGAAGGCAGCTGGAAGTACTTTGCTAAGATGTGGGGTGTTGAATATGAGTGGTTGCAGAAAAATTTCGTAAAACCTGAGTGGATGTTTAAGCCTGGATTTACACTGGCTCGCTGGTGGGCTGGTCCGCTAAATGGTAAAAATGGTAACGATCCTATAGAAAATGCAGGTGATGCACTAAAGGCACTTATAGTTATTGGTAACGGCATTACTTCAGTCGCTCAGCAAGCAAAAATTCAAGAGGGTCTAGATGCACTTGAGTTATTGGTGCTAGTTGATCCATTTGTAAATGACGCTGGCGTTATCACAAATAAAAAAGATAATATCTACTTACTGCCAGCTGCTACACAGTTTGAAACAAGTGGTACAGTCGTTGCGACAAACCGCTCAGGTCAGTGGAGAAGCCAAGTTGTTCAGCCACTTTATGAGAGTAAACCAGATCATGAAGTGTTGTTTGAGCTTGCAAAACGCATAGGCTTTTATGATGAACTTACTCGCACTATCCGCGATAGTGAAGGTAAGATAAATTGGCCTGAAGCTGCAACAGCAGAGATAGCTCGCATAGTAAAATCAATAGGCTATACAGGCTGGACACCAGAAAGACTAAAACGCCATCAAGAAAACTGGGATAAATTTGACGAGCTTACACTTATGGGTAAGCCAGGTACGCCGGTTGAAGGCGAGTACTACGGACTTCCATGGCCATGCTGGACAGAAAAACATCCAGGCAGTCCAGTGCTATATAATGTCAATGTGCCAGTTATGAAAGGTGGTATGGGCTTTAGAAATCGCTTTGGGCTTGAGCATGAGGGCGTTAGTCAGCTAGCTGCTGAGGGTTCTGCGCCAGTTGGTGGAGCACAAAGTGGTGGCTATCCACAAATCACAAAAGAAAATATAGAAGAAGTTCTTGGTATAACTTTAACAGATGAAGAGAGAGAAAAGATTGGAGCTTCATGGGCTACTGATGGTAGCGGTATAATAGCTGAAAAATGTATGGAAGCTGGCATAGCACCTTATGGTAACGCAAGAGCTAGAGCCATAGTTTGGACTTTTGCAGATCAGATCCCACTTCACCGTGAGCCTATCCACTCACCTCGCACTGATCTAGCTAAAAAATACCCAAGCTTTAAAGATAAGCCAAACCACTACAGAGTATTTACAAAGTATGAGAGCTTACAGCAAAGTGCTGATTTTGCAAAAGACTTCCCTGTTAACCTAGTAACAGGACGACTTGTAAATTTAAGTGGTGCTGGTATGGAAACAAGAGCTAGTAAGTATCTTACACGCCTTACACCTGAGATGTTTGCAGATATCCATCCAGATATGGCAAAAAGCTACGGTATAAATGATGGTGATATGGTTTGGATACACTCACCTGAGGGTACAAAGATCAAGGTTAAAGCGCGTCTTGTAGCCTCTGTAAAATCTGACTCGATATTCTTGCCATTCCACTGGGCTGGATATATGCAAGGTGTTGATATGACTGGAAATTTCCCTGACGGAACTAAGCCTTATAGTGTAGGCGAAAGTGCAAATACCGTAACAAATTACGGCTATGACATTGTCACGCAAATTCCAGAGACAAAAGGCGGTTTGTGCCGTCTAGAAAAAGCGTAA
- the fdh3B gene encoding formate dehydrogenase FDH3 subunit beta, which translates to MSEKISRLKFYCDDDRCIDCNGCAVACDEAHELPIGVRRRRVITLNEGIVGKEISTSIACMHCEDAPCALVCPVDCFHIRADGVVLHDKDVCIGCGYCLYACPFGAPQFPREGVFGVKGAMDKCTMCAGGVNVATNSEHEFEEYGQNRIAEGKVPVCAAMCSTKALLVGESDIIEQIYLDRVSARGYGIKNIKESPTWKIAYYTKDRV; encoded by the coding sequence ATGAGTGAAAAAATTTCAAGATTAAAATTTTACTGCGACGATGATAGATGTATAGACTGTAACGGTTGTGCGGTGGCTTGTGATGAGGCTCATGAGCTACCTATCGGTGTGCGTAGACGCCGAGTTATCACACTAAATGAGGGTATTGTCGGTAAAGAAATTTCTACTTCGATCGCTTGTATGCACTGTGAAGATGCACCTTGTGCTTTAGTTTGCCCTGTTGATTGTTTTCATATCAGAGCTGATGGCGTTGTACTTCATGATAAAGATGTATGTATTGGCTGTGGATACTGCTTGTATGCATGTCCATTTGGCGCACCACAGTTCCCAAGAGAGGGTGTGTTTGGTGTTAAAGGCGCGATGGATAAATGTACAATGTGTGCGGGTGGCGTAAATGTAGCGACTAACTCAGAACATGAATTTGAAGAGTATGGTCAAAACCGTATAGCAGAGGGAAAAGTGCCTGTTTGTGCAGCAATGTGCTCGACTAAAGCTTTGCTTGTGGGAGAATCTGATATAATAGAGCAGATTTATCTTGATCGGGTCAGCGCAAGAGGATATGGTATCAAAAATATCAAAGAATCTCCGACATGGAAAATCGCATATTACACAAAGGATAGAGTATGA
- a CDS encoding formate dehydrogenase subunit gamma has protein sequence MRVVFAFIASIMSAFALNLPDGTNQYDSNVWAAGRVENITGYEDGMGKIFTFIQGNDYFAYGVVAIIIAVIVAFALHFLIVGPKHFSHDGKKIYAFDIVERVSHGIAAISWVILVPTGIIMMWGSAFGGGAFVKFMKDLHGLSTIAFAISVVPMICYWTVRMLPVVYDIRWMFIVGGYLSKKKRAIPAGKFNAGQKAWFWVAIPGGLVMIATGAAMYFLDFQAVPVATWLGISQIEVLRWSAVIHNILGIVCAVFFLVHIYMAAIAIHGAIWSMVHGYKEEEEVYVLHHYWYQELVSKNKIPVSEYEKVYPKLK, from the coding sequence ATGAGAGTAGTATTTGCTTTTATCGCATCGATAATGAGTGCGTTTGCTCTAAATTTACCTGATGGAACAAATCAATACGACAGTAATGTTTGGGCGGCAGGAAGGGTTGAAAATATCACAGGCTATGAAGATGGCATGGGTAAAATTTTCACCTTTATCCAAGGCAATGACTATTTCGCTTACGGCGTTGTAGCTATCATCATTGCTGTTATTGTTGCATTTGCACTTCACTTTTTGATCGTCGGACCAAAGCACTTTAGTCACGATGGCAAAAAAATATATGCATTTGATATAGTTGAGCGTGTCTCTCATGGTATTGCAGCCATTTCATGGGTTATCCTTGTTCCAACAGGTATTATCATGATGTGGGGCTCTGCATTTGGCGGCGGTGCATTTGTTAAATTTATGAAAGATCTTCACGGACTTTCAACGATTGCATTTGCGATTTCAGTTGTACCAATGATTTGCTACTGGACAGTTAGAATGCTTCCAGTTGTTTATGATATTCGCTGGATGTTTATCGTAGGTGGATATTTGTCAAAGAAAAAGCGTGCTATCCCAGCTGGTAAATTTAACGCTGGACAAAAAGCATGGTTTTGGGTAGCGATACCTGGTGGACTTGTAATGATAGCAACTGGCGCGGCAATGTATTTCCTTGACTTCCAAGCAGTTCCAGTAGCTACTTGGCTTGGAATTTCACAGATTGAAGTTCTAAGATGGAGCGCGGTTATACATAATATTTTAGGTATCGTATGTGCGGTATTCTTCCTAGTTCATATCTATATGGCAGCTATAGCTATTCATGGTGCTATTTGGTCAATGGTTCATGGATACAAGGAAGAGGAAGAGGTTTATGTACTTCACCACTACTGGTATCAAGAACTTGTTTCTAAAAACAAAATTCCAGTTTCAGAATACGAAAAAGTATATCCGAAACTAAAATAA
- the fdhD gene encoding formate dehydrogenase accessory sulfurtransferase FdhD, whose product MHPIFTTKITKFRADESFETDDILVREIKLDIRINGVKVGAMMATPTDLEALGIGYLLSENILESYSDVTSLKFDESELVLDVVAKVDETNLKNLNTEAVIISGCGRSVTANVNPANIQAKMIKQGVSFARNEISKQMSEFYTQCELYEKTGCVHTAKLKIGDKFYIGEDIAQHNTIDKAIGKAAMDGANLSDGLLMVSGRLSSEMVVKAVVNGLPVLVSRTAPTSLGVLIARKFNLTLCGFARGENLNVYSGTERVHA is encoded by the coding sequence ATGCACCCTATTTTTACTACAAAGATAACAAAATTTAGAGCCGATGAGAGTTTTGAGACCGATGATATTTTAGTCCGCGAGATCAAATTAGACATAAGAATAAATGGCGTTAAGGTTGGCGCTATGATGGCTACTCCTACCGATCTTGAAGCTCTTGGTATCGGTTATCTTTTAAGTGAAAATATCCTTGAAAGCTACTCTGATGTAACAAGTTTGAAATTTGATGAAAGTGAACTTGTTTTAGATGTAGTAGCAAAGGTTGATGAGACAAATCTTAAAAACCTAAACACTGAAGCAGTCATAATAAGTGGCTGTGGCAGAAGTGTAACTGCAAATGTAAATCCTGCAAATATTCAGGCTAAAATGATAAAACAAGGTGTTAGCTTTGCTAGAAATGAAATTTCAAAGCAAATGAGTGAGTTTTATACACAGTGTGAGCTTTATGAAAAAACGGGTTGTGTACATACTGCAAAGCTTAAGATAGGCGATAAATTTTATATAGGTGAAGATATCGCTCAGCACAATACCATAGATAAAGCTATTGGCAAGGCGGCGATGGACGGAGCAAATTTAAGTGACGGGCTTTTGATGGTAAGTGGTAGGCTTAGTTCTGAGATGGTTGTAAAAGCTGTTGTAAATGGACTGCCTGTGCTTGTATCACGCACAGCACCAACAAGTCTCGGGGTACTGATAGCTAGGAAATTTAATCTAACCCTTTGTGGTTTTGCACGGGGCGAAAATTTAAATGTTTATAGCGGTACGGAGCGTGTTCATGCGTGA